From the Rhinolophus sinicus isolate RSC01 linkage group LG02, ASM3656204v1, whole genome shotgun sequence genome, one window contains:
- the MARS1 gene encoding methionine--tRNA ligase, cytoplasmic isoform X3: protein MGSNRTTVVQGKKGEDVLGPVRRALTHIDHSLSRQSCPFLAGETESLADIVLWGALYPLLQDPAYVPEELGALHSWFQTLSSQEPCQRAAETVLKQQGILALRPYLQKQPQPSSLERRAVSNEPEEEELATLSEEDIAVAVTAWEKGLGSLPPLRPKQNPVLPVAGERNVLITSALPYVNNVPHLGNIIGCVLSADVFARYSRLRQWNTLYLCGTDEYGTATETKAMEEGLTPQEICDKYHVIHADIYRWFNISFDIFGRTTTPQQTEITQDIFQRLWNRGFVLQDTVEQLRCERCARFLADRFVEGVCPFCAYEEARGDQCDKCGKLINAIELKKPQCKVCRSRPVVKSSRHLFLDLPKLEDQLEGWLGKTLPGSDWTPNARFIIRSWLRDGLKPRCITRDLKWGTPVPLKGFEDKVFYVWFDATFGYLSITANYTDQWERWWKNPEQVNLYQFMAKDNVPFHGLVFPCSALGAEDNYTLVSHLIATEYLNYEDGKFSKSRGVGVFGDMAQDTGIPADIWRFYLLYIRPEGQDSAFSWTDMLLKNNSELLNNLGNFINRAGMFVSKFFGGYVPEMMLTSDDQRLLAHVTLELKHYHQLLEKVRIRDALRSILTISRHGNQYIQVNEPWKRIKGNEADRQRAGTVTGLAVNIAALLSIMLQPYMPTVSATIAAQLQLPTAACSILPTDFLCTLPAGHQIGTVSPLFQKLENDQIESLRQRFGGGQLEESLELKAKASPKPAVVETVTAAGSQQIQVLMDEVTKQGNIVRELKAQKADKNQVAAEVAKLLELKKQLALAEGKPLDTPKGKKKK from the exons ATGGGAAGCAACAGAACTACAG TGGTCCAAGGCAAGAAGGGGGAAGATGTTCTTGGCCCAGTTCGGAGAGCCCTGACTCACATTGACCACAGCTTGAGTCGTCAGAGCTGTCCTTTCCTGGCTGGG GAGACAGAATCTCTAGCTGATATTGTTTTGTGGGGAGCGCTGTATCCATTACTTCAAGATCCAGCCTACGTCCCTG AGGAGCTGGGTGCCCTGCACAGCTGGTTCCAGACACTGAGTTCTCAGGAGCCATGCCAGCGAGCAGCAGAGACTGTGCTGAAGCAGCAGGGAATCCTGGCCCTCCGGCCCTACCTCCAAaagcagccccagcccagctcccttGAGAGGAGGGCTGTCAGCAATGAGCCTGAG GAGGAGGAGCTGGCCACTCTATCTGAGGAGGATATCGCCGTGGCTGTAACTGCTTGGGAGAAGGGCCTGGGAAGCTTGCCTCCCCTTCGGCCAAAACAGAATCCAGT GTTGCCCGTGGCTGGGGAAAGGAACGTGCTCATCACCAGCGCCCTGCCTTACGTCAACAACGTCCCCCACCTTGGAAACATCATTGGTTGTGTGCTCAGTGCTGATGTCTTTGCCAG GTACTCCCGCCTCCGCCAGTGGAACACCCTCTATCTGTGTGGGACAGATGAGTACGGTACAGCAACAGAGACCAAGGCTATGGAGGAGGGTCTCACCCCCCAGGAGATTTGTGACAAGTACCATGTAATCCATGCCGACATCTACCGCTGGTTTAATATCTCGTTTGATATTTTCGGTCGTACCACCACCCCACAGCAAACCGA AATCACCCAGGACATTTTCCAGCGGTTGTGGAACCGAGGTTTTGTGCTGCAAGATACTGTGGAGCAACTGCGGTGTGAGCGCTGTGCCCGCTTCCTGGCTGACCGCTTTGTGGAGGGCGTGTGTCCCTTCTGTGCCTACGAGGAGGCCCGGGGTGACCAGTGTGACAAGTGTGGCAAGCTCATCAATGCCATTGAGCTCAAG AAGCCTCAGTGTAAAGTCTGCCGGTCACGCCCTGTGGTGAAATCCTCTCGGCACCTATTTCTGGACCTGCCTAAG CTAGAAGACCAACTGGAGGGGTGGTTGGGGAAGACACTGCCAGGCAGTGACTGGACACCCAATGCCCGGTTCATCATTCGTTCTTGGTTGCGGGATGGCCTCAAGCCACGCTGCATAACCCGAGACCTCAAATGGGGAACCCCTGTACCCTTAAAAGGTTTCGAAGACAAG GTATTCTATGTCTGGTTTGATGCCACTTTTGGCTACCTGTCCATCACAGCCAACTACACAGACCAATGGGAGAGATGGTGGAAGAACCCAGAGCAA GTGAACCTCTATCAGTTCATGGCCAAAGATAACGTTCCCTTCCATGGCTTAGTCTTTCCTTGTTCAGCCCTAGGAGCTGAGGACAACTACACCTTGGTTAGCCACCTCATTGCTACAG AGTACTTAAATTATGAGGATGGGAAATTCTCTAAGAGCCGGGGTGTGGGAGTGTTTGGTGACATGGCCCAGGACACAGGGATCCCTGCTGACATTTGGCGCTTCTATCTGCTATACATTCGACCTGAGGGCCAGGACAGTGCCTTCTCCTGGACAGACATGTTGCTGAAGAATAATTCAGAGCTACTTAACAACCTGGGCAACTTCATCAACAG AGCTGGCATGTTTGTGTCTAAGTTTTTTGGGGGTTATGTGCCCGAGATGATGCTTACCTCTGACGATCAGCGCCTGCTGGCCCACGTCACCCTGGAGCTCAAGCACTATCACCAGCTGCTAGAGAAAGTTCG GATCCGGGATGCTTTACGTAGTATCCTTACCATCTCTCGCCATGGCAACCAATACATTCAGGTGAATGAACCCTGGAAGCGGATTAAAGGCAATGAGGCTGACAG gCAGCGAGCAGGGACAGTGACAGGCTTGGCAGTGAATATAGCTGCCTTGCTGTCCATCATGCTCCAGCCTTACATGCCCACTGTTAGCGCTACCATTGCGGCCCAGCTGCAGCTACCAACTGCAGCCTGTAGTATCCTGCCCACAGACTTCCTGTGCACTTTACCAGCAGGACACCAAATTGGCACA GTCAGTCCCTTGTTCCAAAAATTGGAAAATGACCAGATTGAAAGTTTGCGGCAGCGCTTTGGTGGGGGCCAG CTGGAAGAGTCCTTGGAGTTAAAG GCAAAAGCATCCCCCAAGCCAGCAGTTGTAGAAACTGTGACAGCAGCTGGATCACAGCAGATACAAGTGCTGATGGATGAAGTGACAAAACAG GGCAACATTGTCCGGGAACTGAAAGCACAAAAAGCAGACAAGAACCAGGTTGCTGCAGAGGTGGCTAAACTCTTGGAGCTGAAGAAACAGTTGGCTCTAGCTGAGGGGAAACCCCTTGACACCCCTAAAGgcaagaagaaaaagtga
- the MARS1 gene encoding methionine--tRNA ligase, cytoplasmic isoform X1 produces the protein MRLFVSEGAPGSLPVLAAAERAQGRAELLISTVGPEDCVVPFLTWPKLPVLQLDSGNYLFSTSAICRYFFLLSGWEQDDLTNQWLEWEATELQPALSAALYYLVVQGKKGEDVLGPVRRALTHIDHSLSRQSCPFLAGETESLADIVLWGALYPLLQDPAYVPEELGALHSWFQTLSSQEPCQRAAETVLKQQGILALRPYLQKQPQPSSLERRAVSNEPEEEELATLSEEDIAVAVTAWEKGLGSLPPLRPKQNPVLPVAGERNVLITSALPYVNNVPHLGNIIGCVLSADVFARYSRLRQWNTLYLCGTDEYGTATETKAMEEGLTPQEICDKYHVIHADIYRWFNISFDIFGRTTTPQQTEITQDIFQRLWNRGFVLQDTVEQLRCERCARFLADRFVEGVCPFCAYEEARGDQCDKCGKLINAIELKKPQCKVCRSRPVVKSSRHLFLDLPKLEDQLEGWLGKTLPGSDWTPNARFIIRSWLRDGLKPRCITRDLKWGTPVPLKGFEDKVFYVWFDATFGYLSITANYTDQWERWWKNPEQVNLYQFMAKDNVPFHGLVFPCSALGAEDNYTLVSHLIATEYLNYEDGKFSKSRGVGVFGDMAQDTGIPADIWRFYLLYIRPEGQDSAFSWTDMLLKNNSELLNNLGNFINRAGMFVSKFFGGYVPEMMLTSDDQRLLAHVTLELKHYHQLLEKVRIRDALRSILTISRHGNQYIQVNEPWKRIKGNEADRQRAGTVTGLAVNIAALLSIMLQPYMPTVSATIAAQLQLPTAACSILPTDFLCTLPAGHQIGTVSPLFQKLENDQIESLRQRFGGGQLEESLELKAKASPKPAVVETVTAAGSQQIQVLMDEVTKQGNIVRELKAQKADKNQVAAEVAKLLELKKQLALAEGKPLDTPKGKKKK, from the exons ATGAGACTGTTCGTGAGCGAGGGCGCCCCGGGGAGCCTGCCTGTGCTGGCCGCGGCCGAGAGGGCCCAGGGCAGAGCGGAGCTGCTTATCAGCACTGTAGGCCCCGAAG ATTGTGTGGTCCCGTTCCTGACCTGGCCTAAGCTCCCTGTCTTGCAACTGGATAGTGGCAATTACCTTTTCTCCACCAGTGCAATCTGCCG ATACTTCTTTCTGTTATCCGGCTGGGAGCAAGATGACCTCACTAATCAGTGGCTGGAATGGGAAGCAACAGAACTACAG CCAGCTTTGTCTGCTGCCCTGTACTATTTAGTGGTCCAAGGCAAGAAGGGGGAAGATGTTCTTGGCCCAGTTCGGAGAGCCCTGACTCACATTGACCACAGCTTGAGTCGTCAGAGCTGTCCTTTCCTGGCTGGG GAGACAGAATCTCTAGCTGATATTGTTTTGTGGGGAGCGCTGTATCCATTACTTCAAGATCCAGCCTACGTCCCTG AGGAGCTGGGTGCCCTGCACAGCTGGTTCCAGACACTGAGTTCTCAGGAGCCATGCCAGCGAGCAGCAGAGACTGTGCTGAAGCAGCAGGGAATCCTGGCCCTCCGGCCCTACCTCCAAaagcagccccagcccagctcccttGAGAGGAGGGCTGTCAGCAATGAGCCTGAG GAGGAGGAGCTGGCCACTCTATCTGAGGAGGATATCGCCGTGGCTGTAACTGCTTGGGAGAAGGGCCTGGGAAGCTTGCCTCCCCTTCGGCCAAAACAGAATCCAGT GTTGCCCGTGGCTGGGGAAAGGAACGTGCTCATCACCAGCGCCCTGCCTTACGTCAACAACGTCCCCCACCTTGGAAACATCATTGGTTGTGTGCTCAGTGCTGATGTCTTTGCCAG GTACTCCCGCCTCCGCCAGTGGAACACCCTCTATCTGTGTGGGACAGATGAGTACGGTACAGCAACAGAGACCAAGGCTATGGAGGAGGGTCTCACCCCCCAGGAGATTTGTGACAAGTACCATGTAATCCATGCCGACATCTACCGCTGGTTTAATATCTCGTTTGATATTTTCGGTCGTACCACCACCCCACAGCAAACCGA AATCACCCAGGACATTTTCCAGCGGTTGTGGAACCGAGGTTTTGTGCTGCAAGATACTGTGGAGCAACTGCGGTGTGAGCGCTGTGCCCGCTTCCTGGCTGACCGCTTTGTGGAGGGCGTGTGTCCCTTCTGTGCCTACGAGGAGGCCCGGGGTGACCAGTGTGACAAGTGTGGCAAGCTCATCAATGCCATTGAGCTCAAG AAGCCTCAGTGTAAAGTCTGCCGGTCACGCCCTGTGGTGAAATCCTCTCGGCACCTATTTCTGGACCTGCCTAAG CTAGAAGACCAACTGGAGGGGTGGTTGGGGAAGACACTGCCAGGCAGTGACTGGACACCCAATGCCCGGTTCATCATTCGTTCTTGGTTGCGGGATGGCCTCAAGCCACGCTGCATAACCCGAGACCTCAAATGGGGAACCCCTGTACCCTTAAAAGGTTTCGAAGACAAG GTATTCTATGTCTGGTTTGATGCCACTTTTGGCTACCTGTCCATCACAGCCAACTACACAGACCAATGGGAGAGATGGTGGAAGAACCCAGAGCAA GTGAACCTCTATCAGTTCATGGCCAAAGATAACGTTCCCTTCCATGGCTTAGTCTTTCCTTGTTCAGCCCTAGGAGCTGAGGACAACTACACCTTGGTTAGCCACCTCATTGCTACAG AGTACTTAAATTATGAGGATGGGAAATTCTCTAAGAGCCGGGGTGTGGGAGTGTTTGGTGACATGGCCCAGGACACAGGGATCCCTGCTGACATTTGGCGCTTCTATCTGCTATACATTCGACCTGAGGGCCAGGACAGTGCCTTCTCCTGGACAGACATGTTGCTGAAGAATAATTCAGAGCTACTTAACAACCTGGGCAACTTCATCAACAG AGCTGGCATGTTTGTGTCTAAGTTTTTTGGGGGTTATGTGCCCGAGATGATGCTTACCTCTGACGATCAGCGCCTGCTGGCCCACGTCACCCTGGAGCTCAAGCACTATCACCAGCTGCTAGAGAAAGTTCG GATCCGGGATGCTTTACGTAGTATCCTTACCATCTCTCGCCATGGCAACCAATACATTCAGGTGAATGAACCCTGGAAGCGGATTAAAGGCAATGAGGCTGACAG gCAGCGAGCAGGGACAGTGACAGGCTTGGCAGTGAATATAGCTGCCTTGCTGTCCATCATGCTCCAGCCTTACATGCCCACTGTTAGCGCTACCATTGCGGCCCAGCTGCAGCTACCAACTGCAGCCTGTAGTATCCTGCCCACAGACTTCCTGTGCACTTTACCAGCAGGACACCAAATTGGCACA GTCAGTCCCTTGTTCCAAAAATTGGAAAATGACCAGATTGAAAGTTTGCGGCAGCGCTTTGGTGGGGGCCAG CTGGAAGAGTCCTTGGAGTTAAAG GCAAAAGCATCCCCCAAGCCAGCAGTTGTAGAAACTGTGACAGCAGCTGGATCACAGCAGATACAAGTGCTGATGGATGAAGTGACAAAACAG GGCAACATTGTCCGGGAACTGAAAGCACAAAAAGCAGACAAGAACCAGGTTGCTGCAGAGGTGGCTAAACTCTTGGAGCTGAAGAAACAGTTGGCTCTAGCTGAGGGGAAACCCCTTGACACCCCTAAAGgcaagaagaaaaagtga
- the MARS1 gene encoding methionine--tRNA ligase, cytoplasmic isoform X2 gives MRLFVSEGAPGSLPVLAAAERAQGRAELLISTVGPEDCVVPFLTWPKLPVLQLDSGNYLFSTSAICRYFFLLSGWEQDDLTNQWLEWEATELQPALSAALYYLVVQGKKGEDVLGPVRRALTHIDHSLSRQSCPFLAGETESLADIVLWGALYPLLQDPAYVPEELGALHSWFQTLSSQEPCQRAAETVLKQQGILALRPYLQKQPQPSSLERRAVSNEPEEEELATLSEEDIAVAVTAWEKGLGSLPPLRPKQNPVLPVAGERNVLITSALPYVNNVPHLGNIIGCVLSADVFARYSRLRQWNTLYLCGTDEYGTATETKAMEEGLTPQEICDKYHVIHADIYRWFNISFDIFGRTTTPQQTEITQDIFQRLWNRGFVLQDTVEQLRCERCARFLADRFVEGVCPFCAYEEARGDQCDKCGKLINAIELKKPQCKVCRSRPVVKSSRHLFLDLPKLEDQLEGWLGKTLPGSDWTPNARFIIRSWLRDGLKPRCITRDLKWGTPVPLKGFEDKVFYVWFDATFGYLSITANYTDQWERWWKNPEQVNLYQFMAKDNVPFHGLVFPCSALGAEDNYTLVSHLIATEYLNYEDGKFSKSRGVGVFGDMAQDTGIPADIWRFYLLYIRPEGQDSAFSWTDMLLKNNSELLNNLGNFINRAGMFVSKFFGGYVPEMMLTSDDQRLLAHVTLELKHYHQLLEKVRIRDALRSILTISRHGNQYIQVNEPWKRIKGNEADRQRAGTVTGLAVNIAALLSIMLQPYMPTVSATIAAQLQLPTAACSILPTDFLCTLPAGHQIGTVSPLFQKLENDQIESLRQRFGGGQAKASPKPAVVETVTAAGSQQIQVLMDEVTKQGNIVRELKAQKADKNQVAAEVAKLLELKKQLALAEGKPLDTPKGKKKK, from the exons ATGAGACTGTTCGTGAGCGAGGGCGCCCCGGGGAGCCTGCCTGTGCTGGCCGCGGCCGAGAGGGCCCAGGGCAGAGCGGAGCTGCTTATCAGCACTGTAGGCCCCGAAG ATTGTGTGGTCCCGTTCCTGACCTGGCCTAAGCTCCCTGTCTTGCAACTGGATAGTGGCAATTACCTTTTCTCCACCAGTGCAATCTGCCG ATACTTCTTTCTGTTATCCGGCTGGGAGCAAGATGACCTCACTAATCAGTGGCTGGAATGGGAAGCAACAGAACTACAG CCAGCTTTGTCTGCTGCCCTGTACTATTTAGTGGTCCAAGGCAAGAAGGGGGAAGATGTTCTTGGCCCAGTTCGGAGAGCCCTGACTCACATTGACCACAGCTTGAGTCGTCAGAGCTGTCCTTTCCTGGCTGGG GAGACAGAATCTCTAGCTGATATTGTTTTGTGGGGAGCGCTGTATCCATTACTTCAAGATCCAGCCTACGTCCCTG AGGAGCTGGGTGCCCTGCACAGCTGGTTCCAGACACTGAGTTCTCAGGAGCCATGCCAGCGAGCAGCAGAGACTGTGCTGAAGCAGCAGGGAATCCTGGCCCTCCGGCCCTACCTCCAAaagcagccccagcccagctcccttGAGAGGAGGGCTGTCAGCAATGAGCCTGAG GAGGAGGAGCTGGCCACTCTATCTGAGGAGGATATCGCCGTGGCTGTAACTGCTTGGGAGAAGGGCCTGGGAAGCTTGCCTCCCCTTCGGCCAAAACAGAATCCAGT GTTGCCCGTGGCTGGGGAAAGGAACGTGCTCATCACCAGCGCCCTGCCTTACGTCAACAACGTCCCCCACCTTGGAAACATCATTGGTTGTGTGCTCAGTGCTGATGTCTTTGCCAG GTACTCCCGCCTCCGCCAGTGGAACACCCTCTATCTGTGTGGGACAGATGAGTACGGTACAGCAACAGAGACCAAGGCTATGGAGGAGGGTCTCACCCCCCAGGAGATTTGTGACAAGTACCATGTAATCCATGCCGACATCTACCGCTGGTTTAATATCTCGTTTGATATTTTCGGTCGTACCACCACCCCACAGCAAACCGA AATCACCCAGGACATTTTCCAGCGGTTGTGGAACCGAGGTTTTGTGCTGCAAGATACTGTGGAGCAACTGCGGTGTGAGCGCTGTGCCCGCTTCCTGGCTGACCGCTTTGTGGAGGGCGTGTGTCCCTTCTGTGCCTACGAGGAGGCCCGGGGTGACCAGTGTGACAAGTGTGGCAAGCTCATCAATGCCATTGAGCTCAAG AAGCCTCAGTGTAAAGTCTGCCGGTCACGCCCTGTGGTGAAATCCTCTCGGCACCTATTTCTGGACCTGCCTAAG CTAGAAGACCAACTGGAGGGGTGGTTGGGGAAGACACTGCCAGGCAGTGACTGGACACCCAATGCCCGGTTCATCATTCGTTCTTGGTTGCGGGATGGCCTCAAGCCACGCTGCATAACCCGAGACCTCAAATGGGGAACCCCTGTACCCTTAAAAGGTTTCGAAGACAAG GTATTCTATGTCTGGTTTGATGCCACTTTTGGCTACCTGTCCATCACAGCCAACTACACAGACCAATGGGAGAGATGGTGGAAGAACCCAGAGCAA GTGAACCTCTATCAGTTCATGGCCAAAGATAACGTTCCCTTCCATGGCTTAGTCTTTCCTTGTTCAGCCCTAGGAGCTGAGGACAACTACACCTTGGTTAGCCACCTCATTGCTACAG AGTACTTAAATTATGAGGATGGGAAATTCTCTAAGAGCCGGGGTGTGGGAGTGTTTGGTGACATGGCCCAGGACACAGGGATCCCTGCTGACATTTGGCGCTTCTATCTGCTATACATTCGACCTGAGGGCCAGGACAGTGCCTTCTCCTGGACAGACATGTTGCTGAAGAATAATTCAGAGCTACTTAACAACCTGGGCAACTTCATCAACAG AGCTGGCATGTTTGTGTCTAAGTTTTTTGGGGGTTATGTGCCCGAGATGATGCTTACCTCTGACGATCAGCGCCTGCTGGCCCACGTCACCCTGGAGCTCAAGCACTATCACCAGCTGCTAGAGAAAGTTCG GATCCGGGATGCTTTACGTAGTATCCTTACCATCTCTCGCCATGGCAACCAATACATTCAGGTGAATGAACCCTGGAAGCGGATTAAAGGCAATGAGGCTGACAG gCAGCGAGCAGGGACAGTGACAGGCTTGGCAGTGAATATAGCTGCCTTGCTGTCCATCATGCTCCAGCCTTACATGCCCACTGTTAGCGCTACCATTGCGGCCCAGCTGCAGCTACCAACTGCAGCCTGTAGTATCCTGCCCACAGACTTCCTGTGCACTTTACCAGCAGGACACCAAATTGGCACA GTCAGTCCCTTGTTCCAAAAATTGGAAAATGACCAGATTGAAAGTTTGCGGCAGCGCTTTGGTGGGGGCCAG GCAAAAGCATCCCCCAAGCCAGCAGTTGTAGAAACTGTGACAGCAGCTGGATCACAGCAGATACAAGTGCTGATGGATGAAGTGACAAAACAG GGCAACATTGTCCGGGAACTGAAAGCACAAAAAGCAGACAAGAACCAGGTTGCTGCAGAGGTGGCTAAACTCTTGGAGCTGAAGAAACAGTTGGCTCTAGCTGAGGGGAAACCCCTTGACACCCCTAAAGgcaagaagaaaaagtga